Part of the Legionella cardiaca genome, TTTCAGCGCTGGCAACCAACGTCTTGGTAGGAATGCAACCTGTATTAACACAGGTGCCGCCGAATTTATCGCGCTCAATAATAGCTACTTTTAAGCCTGAATTGGCAAGACGAACTGCTAATGAGGGACCTGCTTGACCTGCTCCCACAATAATGGCATCAAAATTTTTAGCCACAATACTCTCCTTGTATTATTAGCCAGGCACCTATTAAATTTATGGCCTGTCGCAATATAACGTTAAATAAAAGTAGTTGATCCCAGATTATAAGGTAGTTTAGGAAGTATAGACGCAACGCCCATTGTTGCGATTATTTGCATAATTCCTAAATCCCCTGTGGCTTTTCGGCCTATAGTTAAATGAATTTTAATTAATTGCGTTACTTTTTCTCTGTCATTTTGATAGATAACTTTTAAGGGTAAACTAATTTGCCATTGGTTGTCTGTGGCTTTCAGTAATTGTGGTTGTCCATCTAACTGGCTAGTCATTGTTAGCTTTTGGGTCTTGATGGCTTCAATATTACCTGATTTGTCTAGAGCGGCTTTAAATTCAAACCAACCATGTTCTGTATAACATGATTGCAATTTCTGCAACTGTGTATCGACTGATTCAGAATCAAAATTAAAAGATTGAATTGCAGCCTGCTTTGCCCAATTTAAAACAAGCATTTGATCAACCTTTGTTTCAATAGGAATTCTATAGTCACAATTAATGTCTGTTTGTTGAGGTTCAGGAGAAGAGGTGAGTGTAGTTTGTGTGTTTTGTAGCGCTTGAGGCGATGTGGCAGCTATTTGTATTTCAGGCGTTTTCGGTTGCATGGTTTGTAGCGATTCTTCTCGCTTAATTTGATTTGAATTTACGTTGTTTGAAGCTGTTGCTATTGTTGGAGACGTTTTTTCAACGGCACTTGCTTTAGCCATAATTGGTAGTTCAACATCACTGGTTTTCCATCCTATAGAAAAATTAATATTAACTAATTGTGTGATTTGATTTTTATTACTTTGGTATGCAATTTTTAGAGGTAGAGAGAGGTTCCATTGCTTAGCCTCTGCTTGTTGTGAATCTCGCCAATTACTTAGATTAGTTGCTGCCCTATTGGCAAACTTTTCTGTTGCAGCCTTAACTGCCACAGTTTCTTGCTCTGTAACCCAGGATTGCAAATTTAATATTGAGGCAGCTAAAGCCTGCAAATCCAATTCTGGGCTACCTTGTTGTAACCAGTTTAAAGTGAGTAGCTGTTCCATTTCAGCCATTTGCCCTAGAGGAATCGTGAGATGTTGGATGGGTGAGGTTTTTTGTGGAATTTCGTCGGTTTGCCGCATGGAGTAAGCAATGAGTCTTGTTGCATTAGGCTGTGGTTTTTTTTGCGGCGAATTTGCTTGTTGCTCAATATTAATATCGGGGAGAGAGTAGCGAGTAGTTTGAGGAAGCAATGATATAAAGAATGGCTCAATGATTTTGCGGGCAGCATCTCGAGTATCAATACTTTTTTGCGCCATAATTGAATAAGTGTTTTGCGCTGCATCTACCAATGATTTAAGTTTCAGAGATAAAGGGGCTTTGCGTGGTGTGACAATCATTTGCGCGATACCTAGATTCCCTGTAATTTTACGACCTACTGTTAAATAAATATTGAGAAAATGCACAACACCTTCGTTGTCATTTTGATAAAGAACTTTAATAGGCAAAGTAATTTTCCATTGATCATTGGTAGATTCGATAAGTTGCGCCTGACCATCCATCTGACTACTCACAATCAGATTTTGCTTTTTTATGATTTCCGTATTACCAGACTGAAGCAACGCAGTTTGAAACTTGCGCCAGCCACTTTCAGTGTAACAGGATTGTAATTTTTGTAATTGCTCTTCAAGAAGCGGGGCATTAAAAGAAAATGATTGTGTGACAGCGTGTTTTGCCCAGCTTAAGACAAAATCTTGCTCAATTTTTGCGGTTTCAACAGGAATATTATAGTTACAATTCATTTTATGGGGATCTTGTTGTCCTGAAGAGGCTTGCATAGCGGCTAAAGCTTCGAGAGCAACAGACGGGGGATCCATTTCTTCCTTGGTTTCTGTTTGCTCTACAGCAGCAGATGATGTAGTGTCCGTGTTAGCAGTATCTGGAACTTGTAAAGCCTGTGCATGGATGCAGATTAAATTAAACAATGCACCGCAAAGAAGATTTTTTTTCATGAAACAAATCCCTGTACCCATAATAGATATCTAATAATTTTGTGATAATAATTATGATTCGTCTAGAGGTAAGTTTTAGGGGTTTAAAATAAAAAAGATAATTTACTTCAAGTGGTTATGATTTTTAGAGGACTAGAATAAAATATCCCGTAAGCGTTGCTGCTTACGGGATATGATTAAATGCTTCTCTGCGTTATTTCTTATGAGTGGGTCTGGTTGAAAGTGGTGATGGATTAAAAGGCTCCAGATCATGTTCTTGTTCGTCTTCCATCCCAATAACTTTTGCCTCACTATTCTTAGAAGGCGTTGGTTTTGTTGCAAGTGGACTAGGATTAAAATTTGATTCCTCTTTTGGGCGAGGTGTTGGACTAGGTAATAAATTGTGTCCTAAACGTTGAACAAATGCATCATATAATTCTACGGTGGGCAAAGTAATTCGTACGGAAAGTATATTGCCATCATCGTCGTGCTCAATGAAAAAGCATTTGGAATCGATGCCATTTTCTTTTTTAAATTCTTCTAACTCTTCCAAGATAGCATGAATATATTTTTTTAATTCAATTTTCTCTTCAATAGTCAACTTGTCAGGATCACATTGCAATTCAATAGTTAACGTCCGTTGTTCTCTATCAAAGTCCACTGTTAATTTATTTTTTAATAATTCTTCTATGACTGCCGCATTAAACCGTGCGTTTAATTGAGGTGTATCGCTGCCTACTATTTCACCCCAGTAATCTTCCGTTGGTTCCCCAGTAAATTCTTCAGTTGTTTCGGATGTAAGCATGGAACTATCTTTGGCTTTTTTGTTTTCCCTATCCTCATCGGTGTGGCCGCCGGCACTACCACCGCCACCACCACCGCCTCCACCACCACCCCCGTGACCCGGGCAGCGACGGTTCGGCGCTACTTCCTGAAAGCAGATTTTACAACGAGTGCGCGCCGACTCAAGGGCAGCTTCCTCCCTTTCCTTTTCTTTTTTTTGCCTTTCCTGGAGTTTTAGAGGATCTAATAGTGATGTATTGTGAGGCTTATTTGTGTCCATAGTTTGTCCAGTAAAAAGAAATTTATCCATATCATATAAATGTTTAATTTATTTTGTGAAAAGAGGTTTAAATATTTACAATCTCTTAACAAAATTTAAACAGTAGACAGGCATTATAGGAGCTGGTGGTTTACTAAAAAGTCATGGGCAACTTTCTGTGGAGTTATTTTTTTGACATCCACGAGATAATTTAAATGCTGCATTGTTTTATTATTAATTATTCCAAGCAATGGCTGTAATATAGAGATTATTTGCGGATATTTTTTAAGAATAGTATTACGAATTACAGGGGCTGCATAGTATGGTGGATAGAAGTGCGCATTGTCTTTAAGCATGCGTAAATGAAATTCAGCAATTCGACCATCGGTTGTAAAGGCCTCGATAACTTGAACGTTATTATTTTGA contains:
- a CDS encoding DotI/IcmL family type IV secretion protein; this translates as MKKNLLCGALFNLICIHAQALQVPDTANTDTTSSAAVEQTETKEEMDPPSVALEALAAMQASSGQQDPHKMNCNYNIPVETAKIEQDFVLSWAKHAVTQSFSFNAPLLEEQLQKLQSCYTESGWRKFQTALLQSGNTEIIKKQNLIVSSQMDGQAQLIESTNDQWKITLPIKVLYQNDNEGVVHFLNIYLTVGRKITGNLGIAQMIVTPRKAPLSLKLKSLVDAAQNTYSIMAQKSIDTRDAARKIIEPFFISLLPQTTRYSLPDINIEQQANSPQKKPQPNATRLIAYSMRQTDEIPQKTSPIQHLTIPLGQMAEMEQLLTLNWLQQGSPELDLQALAASILNLQSWVTEQETVAVKAATEKFANRAATNLSNWRDSQQAEAKQWNLSLPLKIAYQSNKNQITQLVNINFSIGWKTSDVELPIMAKASAVEKTSPTIATASNNVNSNQIKREESLQTMQPKTPEIQIAATSPQALQNTQTTLTSSPEPQQTDINCDYRIPIETKVDQMLVLNWAKQAAIQSFNFDSESVDTQLQKLQSCYTEHGWFEFKAALDKSGNIEAIKTQKLTMTSQLDGQPQLLKATDNQWQISLPLKVIYQNDREKVTQLIKIHLTIGRKATGDLGIMQIIATMGVASILPKLPYNLGSTTFI